From a single Lactococcus carnosus genomic region:
- a CDS encoding ABC transporter ATP-binding protein/permease: MSILELKNIKKSYFLGKEEFPVLKGLALSFDKGDFVSILGESGGGKSTLMNIIGGLDRKYDGEVIVNGIKQADKKEKSMDEYRRDTVGFIFQSFNLVSYLSVLDNVLISLKMTNLSHKAQVKKAEELLKQVGLLEHKKKNPNQLSGGQKQRVAIARALANDPDIIIADEPTGALDSQNTQDVLGILSDIAKSGKTVIVVTHSQEVADYGTRIVHLADGQVTSDERIKPAYVTTEKPREFKTKSLSFGAKARIASQHFLNNWKQNLMIMIGVAIGLFSVMFFLGLGNGAKGYMNKMVTDLANPNVPIVMKRITDDNKKTNEAAMSESQQSLVANTEKTAISDSLTKKVSALDHVKKVEKGFTIVPTEAIASVGTTKTPFTQLQTWTDVNTDNSLLVGKKPGNNEVVIPDTIAKKWDKTNWKKIVGQSMDLTYKMTSSDGKLVVLTQTVKVSGVVKGNPGTVSLNMNFKTTQDLFKANGLVSQPNFIVPTVDDSHNVDAVVKKIQALKTDGKKDFVTFSLGAVLKPINDITSIVTIVLAMIAGISLLVSLMMIIATTYMSVAERTKEIGILRALGARKGDIRWLFVIETIILGLASAVLGIIVALIGQTVVNSAVSNLLDKFHIIQVSAGAIIGSVIIAIVIALFASLMPAGKAANLNPIEALSND, translated from the coding sequence ATGTCAATTTTAGAATTAAAAAACATCAAGAAGTCTTACTTTTTAGGAAAAGAAGAATTCCCAGTTTTAAAAGGATTAGCACTCAGTTTTGATAAGGGGGACTTTGTCTCTATACTTGGCGAATCTGGTGGCGGGAAATCAACCTTGATGAATATCATTGGCGGTCTAGATCGCAAGTATGATGGTGAAGTCATTGTTAATGGTATCAAACAAGCTGATAAAAAAGAAAAATCAATGGATGAATATCGACGAGATACAGTTGGGTTTATCTTTCAATCCTTTAATCTAGTCAGTTACCTCAGTGTCTTAGATAACGTCCTGATTTCTTTGAAGATGACGAATTTATCTCACAAGGCCCAAGTGAAGAAAGCAGAAGAACTGCTTAAACAAGTCGGTCTACTCGAGCATAAAAAGAAAAATCCCAATCAATTATCTGGTGGTCAAAAACAACGTGTTGCGATTGCACGGGCACTCGCAAATGATCCAGATATCATTATTGCAGATGAGCCAACAGGTGCGCTTGACTCACAAAATACGCAAGATGTACTTGGTATTTTATCAGATATTGCTAAAAGTGGTAAGACAGTCATCGTGGTGACTCACTCTCAAGAGGTTGCCGACTATGGGACACGGATTGTGCACCTAGCTGATGGTCAAGTGACTTCAGATGAAAGAATTAAGCCTGCGTATGTCACAACTGAGAAACCGCGTGAGTTTAAAACAAAATCATTGTCATTTGGGGCTAAGGCAAGAATTGCCTCACAACATTTCCTAAATAATTGGAAACAAAATCTGATGATCATGATTGGTGTTGCGATTGGCCTATTCTCAGTGATGTTTTTCCTTGGTTTAGGAAACGGGGCCAAGGGCTACATGAATAAGATGGTGACAGATTTAGCGAATCCGAATGTACCGATTGTCATGAAGCGGATTACTGATGATAATAAAAAGACAAATGAAGCAGCTATGTCAGAAAGTCAGCAATCCCTAGTCGCTAATACTGAAAAAACAGCTATTTCTGATAGCTTGACCAAAAAAGTATCTGCTTTAGACCATGTTAAGAAAGTTGAAAAAGGATTTACGATTGTCCCAACTGAAGCAATTGCCAGTGTAGGGACAACAAAAACACCATTCACGCAACTCCAAACTTGGACAGATGTTAATACGGATAATTCACTCCTAGTTGGTAAAAAACCTGGTAACAATGAAGTTGTCATACCAGATACCATCGCTAAGAAGTGGGATAAAACAAACTGGAAAAAAATTGTCGGTCAATCTATGGATTTGACTTATAAAATGACTAGTTCAGATGGCAAATTGGTAGTACTAACACAAACTGTCAAAGTATCTGGTGTTGTTAAAGGCAATCCTGGTACAGTTTCGCTTAACATGAATTTTAAGACAACTCAAGATTTATTTAAAGCAAATGGACTCGTTAGCCAACCAAACTTTATCGTACCAACAGTTGATGATAGCCATAATGTTGACGCTGTTGTTAAGAAAATACAAGCACTTAAAACAGATGGTAAGAAAGATTTTGTTACCTTCTCACTTGGTGCAGTACTAAAACCAATTAATGATATCACGTCTATTGTGACGATTGTCCTTGCCATGATTGCGGGTATCTCACTTCTCGTTAGTTTGATGATGATCATCGCAACAACTTATATGTCAGTAGCTGAAAGAACCAAAGAAATCGGTATCCTTCGTGCCTTAGGTGCCCGTAAAGGTGACATCCGTTGGTTGTTTGTGATTGAGACGATTATTTTAGGTCTTGCATCAGCAGTGCTGGGTATTATTGTCGCACTAATCGGTCAAACAGTTGTCAATTCAGCAGTCAGTAATTTACTTGATAAATTCCATATTATTCAAGTATCTGCTGGTGCCATCATCGGTAGTGTGATCATTGCGATTGTTATCGCCTTGTTTGCTAGCTTGATGCCTGCTGGAAAAGCAGCAAATCTCAATCCGATTGAAGCCTTATCAAATGATTAA